Within Lolium rigidum isolate FL_2022 chromosome 5, APGP_CSIRO_Lrig_0.1, whole genome shotgun sequence, the genomic segment GCGCCACGGGGACGACACCGTCGCTGCTGAGCTCGGTGAACAACGGGCTGAAGCGGAGCAGGTACGGCTCGCGGCAGGTGGTGCCCTCGGGGCAGACGACGACGTGCGCGCCGCCGTCCAGGAGGCGCGCCATGGCGGCGCCGTCGTGAGCGCGGTTCCTGACGAGGTGGACGGTGCGGCCGATGGGGGAGAGGATCTCCGAGAGGCGGCTCAGGCTATAGGACACGGCGCGCACGGGGCGGTCCAGCCCGATGGAGACGTATACGGGGTCGATGAGCGTGCGGTGGTTGCACACGTACAGCTGCCCGCGCGACGGCGAGCGCGATGATGGAGGCGGCGATCCGCGGAGGCGCCACGACTGGCCCGTGGCAGCGAGGATCAGCGTGGCGTAGCGGTAGGGGAGCAcgatggcgacggcgaggcgagccACGGCGAGCGCCGCGCCGTAGGGGAGCCAGACGAACATCGCGATGGTGGCGAGCGGCGTCGGGAGGAAGGCGAGGCGGCCGTCGTGGAATACGAGGGGCCTCGGGTACTCGCGCCGCGGCAAGGGCCGCCACTTGCTCTTCTCCTCGGCGCTCACCACGTACACCTCCTTGCACGAGGAAGACAGAGTGTTTCCAAGGAATTCCATGGATCCTCCGGAGATACCCACGACATCGTCGCCGACGAAGGCGCCCTCCTCTTCGATGAGCTTCTTCCTCGCCTTCGACGCCGCTTCTCCGTCGCCTTCCTCCATGAGGCCGGTGTAGAATCCCCACAGCACCTTCATCTCCCTCGACGCGACGACGTCAGCGGCGTCAGCTATCAGGTACTCTTTCAAGAATGGCT encodes:
- the LOC124651202 gene encoding probable glycerol-3-phosphate acyltransferase 3, yielding MAAAQKFVFSNFLSLLFHGSGGGAPPAALPPHPSEKVCIHKRAPDAARLAEATALVVDVEGGLLLSHSLFPYFMLVAVEAGGFFRGLILLVLYPAIACAGAIGGGDVAVRAMAFVAFCGLSAARFRAGRAVLPRWLLEDVGLEAFDAVRRRPSGAAGKRAVVVWASRMPRVMVEPFLKEYLIADAADVVASREMKVLWGFYTGLMEEGDGEAASKARKKLIEEEGAFVGDDVVGISGGSMEFLGNTLSSSCKEVYVVSAEEKSKWRPLPRREYPRPLVFHDGRLAFLPTPLATIAMFVWLPYGAALAVARLAVAIVLPYRYATLILAATGQSWRLRGSPPPSSRSPSRGQLYVCNHRTLIDPVYVSIGLDRPVRAVSYSLSRLSEILSPIGRTVHLVRNRAHDGAAMARLLDGGAHVVVCPEGTTCREPYLLRFSPLFTELSSDGVVPVALAVETAMFHATTAGGWKSMDPLYYMANPRMCYTLEFLDIVDTAPVRNGAAASTDVANRVQRMMAAALGYECTMLTRKDKYLMLAGNDGLVGAKGPTCQ